One stretch of Schizosaccharomyces pombe strain 972h- genome assembly, chromosome: III DNA includes these proteins:
- the taf8 gene encoding transcription factor TFIID complex subunit 8, producing MEAVIANILQQLGFDSMTKAAEASFVEAVDKYLRNSFRELALHTQLSKHTIPTTKDVALWLNLLNIPMSSLQTELEKYLKPLPPAINDELDRLANESQDIPSKFKSSLDSKMVSQLLGSLAVSQNRPAYVVNHLPPFPASHTYMATPVYPVRPTSPKQIRELATQESRLAEHALRKILNVNQPRSADSPRHASFEKACSELNLDVSSFHLVNWESQKWSSQR from the exons ATGGAAGCCGTGATCGCGAATATTCTACAGCAGTTGGGATTCGATAGCATGACTAAAGCAGCAGAAGCATCCTTTGTTGAAGCTGTGGACAAAT ATTTGAGGAACTCTTTTCGAGAACTTGCTCTTCATACTCAATTGAGCAAACACACAATTCCTACGACTAAAGATGTGGCCTTATGGCTCAATTTGTTGAATATACCCATGTCAAGCCTTCAAACagaattagaaaaatatttaaaaccTTTACCTCCTGCAATTAATGATGAACTAGATAGACTGGCCAATGAAAGTCAGGATATCCcttcaaaattcaaatcATCCTTGGATTCGAAAATGGTATCTCAACTTTTGGGATCCCTGGCAGTGTCTCAAAATAGACCAGCTTATGTCGTTAATCATTTACCTCCTTTTCCTGCATCACATACTTACATGGCTACCCCCGTATATCCCGTTCGTCCTACATCTCCTAAACAGATTCGTGAACTCGCAACTCAAGAATCCAGGCTTGCTGAACATGCTCTTcgtaaaattttaaatgttaATCAACCACGTTCTGCCGATTCGCCTCGTCATGCctcatttgaaaaagcgTGCTCCGAGCTAAATCTCGATGTTTCGTCATTTCACTTAGTAAATTGGGAATCCCAAAAATGGAGCTCCCAAAGGTGA
- the rxt3 gene encoding Clr6 and Rpd3L histone deacetylase complex LCCL domain subunit Rxt3, with protein MEEKTPENEQSKKTFDPKDSMKIEETSTNGSSQPSQPSNIKLSIGSILESSNDNGDPEYSENGMGNMNMNTLPMATSTPMSYTKQPSEAKYPNSVWERKGVSDQEENTSSVKRQKTLPTQSSGEEEAKYSHPGAPTATSADSISMESRPSNLSTSLSKTTSYPQFQVRQFVSPIISIDNSALEPFLNRYPASESLFPVTEYEYTPWLEFPLLYSSIGKFVRVTIDIKWLNAAINPRLCRREIWGTDVYTDDSDIATILAHCGCFSLLKPVRKIAVVDLYILPPLVHYKGTRKNQIESRSWSSRQDGISLKIKEVTWKPACASIFENSIHTLTLEERLQARLELSRSSTFKI; from the exons ATGGAGGAAAAGACACCAGAAAATGAGCAATC gaaaaaaacatttgatCCAAAGGACTCTATGAAAATAGAAGAAACTAGTACAAATGGTAGCTCACAGCCATCTCAACCTTCAAATATCAAGCTTTCTATAGGGTCTATCTTAGAAAGTTCTAATGATAACGGAGATCCTGAGTACTCGGAAAATGGAATGGGGAATATGAATATGAATACTTTACCAATGGCTACATCGACACCCATGTCATATACCAAACAACCTTCTGAAGCCAAATATCCAAATTCAGTTTGGGAAAGGAAAGGGGTTTCCGACCAAGAGGAAAATACAAGCTCTGTTAAACGTCAAAAAACTCTTCCTACTCAGTCATCAGGAGAAGAGGAAGCCAAGTATTCACATCCTGGAGCGCCAACGGCTACAAGTGCTGATTCCATTAGTATGGAATCGCGTCCATCCAATTTATCAACTTCCTTGTCCAAAACGACATCTTATCCGCAATTCCAAGTTCGACAATTCGTTTCTCCGATAATCAGTATAGATAATAGTGCGTTGGAACCTTTTCTTAACCGATATCCAGCGTCTGAATCTTTATTTCCAGTCACCGAATATGAATACACTCCTTGGCTTGAATTTCCTCTTTTATATTCCTCAATTGGTAAGTTCGTTCGTGTGACAATCGACATCAAATGGCTGAATGCAGCCATCAATCCCAGACTTTGCAGACGAGAAATATGGGGGACCGATGTGTATACTGATGATTCCGATATTGCTACTATACTTGCCCATTGTGGAtgcttttctcttttgaaGCCAGTCAGAAAAATTGCCGTTGTCGACTTGTACATACTTCCTCCTTTAGTTCATTACAAAGGCACTAGGAAAAACCAAATTGAGAGTAGAAGCTGGTCTTCTCGTCAAGATGGCATAAGtcttaaaataaaagaagtaaCTTGGAAGCCAGCGTGTGcctcaatttttgaaaactccATACATACACTCACTCTGGAAGAACGGCTACAAGCTCGCTTAGAGCTATCACGCTCTtctacttttaaaatctaa
- the pdx1 gene encoding pyruvate dehydrogenase Pdx1, translating to MLKHYIHQCVKASSCKHSLSVKQRYFHCSALNGVASMFRMPALSPTMEEGNITKWHFKEGDSFKSGDILLEVETDKATMDVEVQDNGILAKVLIEKGSNIPVGKNIAIVADAEDNLKDLELPKDEASSEEQSFSSSKEEVKPIVQDRETKSNVEHKSTSQANDAVNKSFLPSVSYLIHQYKIENPWSIPATGPHGRLLKGDVLAHVGKIDKGVPSSLQKFVRNLEVLDFSGVEPKKPSYTEDSVPVRKSTMIETLKTVPMKDEYITFERSISLEKLKSLLAKRKEKDAFGIDEVVSAMIGDALSISELSKVEPNSIESAYDLLLGAPIVKLKSSVSNFQPKLFPKNNNTKDLHKYIRDSMIGLPSNLSDYVKLNFSSVTKSSSNNVEFLDDVYDMLLGSNSDSIDSRINRHEEPSTTEDLTLTLSIKDNISKSRAIKFVDCLKSNFENPEFVLSRW from the exons ATGTTGAAGCATTACATTCACCAATGTGTGAAAGCGAGTTCATGCAAACATTCGCTTTCCGTTAAACAAAGAT aTTTCCATTGTTCTGCTCTTAATGGAGTTGCAAGCATGTTTCGTATGCCTGCACTTTCTCCTACTATGGAGGAAGGAAACATTACTAAATGGCATTTTAAAGAAG GTGATTCGTTTAAAAGTGGTGATATACTTTTGGAAGTTGAGACTG ATAAAGCGACAATGGATGTTGAAGTGCAAGATAATGGAATACTTGCTAAAGTCTTAATCGAAAAAGGATCGAATATCCCTGTTGGTAAAAATATTGCCATCGTTGCTGATGCAGAAGATAATTTGAAAGACTTGGAATTACCTAAGGATGAAGCGTCCTCAGAAGAGCAATCTTTCTCCTCTTCTAAGGAAGAGGTAAAGCCTATTGTTCAAGATCGCgaaacaaaaagtaatgTGGAACACAAATCGACTTCTCAAGCGAACGATGCTGTTAACAAATCGTTTCTTCCTTCCGTTAGCTATTTGATTCATCAATATAAAATCGAAAACCCGTGGTCTATTCCTGCTACAGGCCCTCATGGTCGCCTTCTCAAAGGAGATGTATTAGCACACGTCggaaaaattgataaaggGGTTCCTTCAtctcttcaaaaatttgttcGTAATCTCGAGGTTTTGGATTTTTCTGGCGTTGAGCCTAAAAAACCATCGTACACTGAAGACAGCGTTCCCGTTAGGAAATCAACGATGATAGaaactttaaaaactgTTCCGATGAAAGATGAATATATCACTTTTGAGAGATCTATTTCACTAGAAAAGTTAAAATCTTTGCTagctaaaagaaaag AAAAAGATGCATTTGGTATTGATGAAGTCGTCTCAGCAATGATTGGTGATGCTCTTTCTATATCTGAATTGTCGAAAGTTGAACCTAACTCAATTGAATCTGCTTACGATTTACTTCTAGGCGCTCCAATCGTAAAATTAAAGTCTTCggtttcaaattttcaaccTAAGCTATTCccaaaaaacaataacaCTAAAGATTTACACAAATACATTCGTGATTCTATGATAGG TTTACCTAGCAATTTAAGCGACTATGTAAAGCTGAACTTCAGTTCTGTGACAAAAAGCTCTTCTAATAACGTTGAATTTTTGGATGATGTTTATGATATGCTGCTGGGTAGCAACAGCGATAGTATCGATTCCAGAATAAATCGTCACGAGGAGCCATCTACTACTGAGGATTTGACCCTGACATTGTCCATCAAGGACAACATCAGCAAAAGCCGTGCAATTAAGTTTGTAGATTGCCTTAAGAGCAATTTTGAGAATCCAGAATTTGTCTTATCGCGCTGGTGA
- the pgp1 gene encoding metallopeptidase Pgp1 codes for MLCLVYNSILCKQRRISLKVLQQFRCWNISKTFLSYRTLTALAIETSCDDTSVSVVRTSDSSSHCQNEIICLNTHRTISKYEAYGGIHPTIVIHEHQKNLAKVIQRTISDAARSGITDFDLIAVTRGPGMIGPLAVGLNTAKGLAVGLQKPLLAVHHMQAHALAVQLEKSIDFPYLNILVSGGHTMLVYSNSLLNHEIIVTTSDIAVGDYLDKCAKYLGIPWDNEMPAAALEQFASPEINSTSYSLKPPIPLNTREKVHSASFSFSGLESYACRIIRKTPLNLSEKKFFAYQLQYAAFQHICQKTLLALKRLDLSKVKYLVCSGGVARNELLKKMLNDTLMVLQFEHQPTDIKLVYPSPDICSDNAAMIGYTAIQMFKAGYTSSFDVEPIRKWPINQILTVEGWLTKKNKKV; via the exons ATGCTTTGTCTGGTATATAATTCTATTTTGTGCAAGCAACGTcgaatttctttaaaagttttacaACAGTTTCGCTGTTGGAACATCTCTAAAACTTTTCTATCCTATCGAACACTTACAGCCTTAGCTATCGAGACGTCTTGTGATGATACATCGGTTTCTGT CGTTCGAACCTCAGATTCATCATCACATTGCCAAAACGAGATCATTTGCTTAAATACACACCGgacaatttcaaaatacgAGGCTTATGGTGGTATCCATCCTACCATAGTTATTCATGAGCATCAAAAGAATTTAGCGAAAGTAATCCAAAGGACTATCTCAGATGCCGCGCGTAGTGGTATTACTGATTTTGACCTTATTGCTGTCACAAGAGGCCCAGGAATGATTGGTCCCCTTGCTGTGGGTTTAAATACAGCCAAAGGCCTCGCGGTTGGCCTTCAAAAACCTTTACTTGCGGTTCATCACATG CAAGCACATGCCCTTGCAGTGCAACTAGAAAAGTCTATTGATTTCCCATATCTTAATATTCTTGTCTCAGGTGGACACACTATGCTAGTGTATTCCAATTCTCTGTTAAATCACGAGATTATTGTCACAACCAGTGATATTGCTGTAGGCGATTATCTGGACAAATGTGCAAAGTATTTGGGTATTCCTTGGGACAATGAAATGCCTGCTGCTGCTCTTGAACAGTTTGCTTCTCCTGAAATAAATAGTACTAGttattcattaaaaccGCCAATCCCACTGAATACTAGAGAAAAGGTGCATAGCGCGAGCTTCTCTTTTTCAGGCTTGGAGTCGTACGCCTGTCGAATAATAAGGAAGACGCCTTTAAATCTAAgtgaaaaaaagttttttgcCTATCAACTTCAATATGCTGCTTTTCAACATATATGTCAAAAAACGTTGCTAGCGTTGAAACGACTGGATTTATCGAAAGTTAAGTACCTTGTATGCAGTGGTGGTGTCGCTAGAAACgaattgttgaaaaagatgCTGAATGATACTTTAATGGTATTGCAGTTTGAACATCAACCTACAGACATCAAATTGGTGTACCCAAGTCCAGATATATGCAGTGATAATGCTGCCATGATAGGCTATACTGCTATTCAAATGTTCAAAGCAGGTTATACATCTTCATTTGATGTTGAGCCCATAAGAAAATGGCCCATCAATCAGATTTTAACCGTTGAAGGTTGgcttacaaaaaaaaataaaaaagtataa
- the gyp2 gene encoding GTPase-activating protein Gyp2, translating into MNLLKHIFLEDDYDAYEGTLDPASFFRINKQEEIIASTVCEIGWEYSKSFGNAYICTSFLCFHSDDFKTRFTFPLAAVRKLERENSDNDTFTFDLSNFHSQIIHLRFKGTRQQSEFFCDRLVRQLHASLEDASSVGLFLLSLASERVCFSESANSQEIESIDLGLGSQFGYPIASSNTNGLINENNSKSWIQYLKKNGANFNLIQTPNFQKLVQSGIPNNLRADIWETCSGSLFPRWKSKGFYAKNIDSVINNRCEYSEEIEKDLTRSLPDYPAYQSPTGINTLRRILLFYSETNKEVGYCQAMNIVLAALLVYCTEEQAYFLFSQLCEFYIPGYYAKIIHGLLLDLTVFEYVLEHTLPHLYQKIIELDMDLKLITINWFFSLFIKDFRLDYAFRILDCLFVNGPRVLFQVALALFKVNAQGILNATDDSSVMKVFRQCFDHINQGTAADEKMAALGSRSSMCTLPQLFAVAFEYFDFITDSFVSAKRKEFKSSVLYSLRCFTKRSHLRSVYQTTLLSNTDLDLVYDAFINAIGENNICHGDVLEQKIDFNGFERLVDCAAPPLSVIREPLHYQRSKRKLFTRLYIWMKDGDSTETSLTFKRIIHGLERLKADIALHSEILCFQLYDLKRDGTLRTEEVVELSESLILLCCYEGDEKDEERLTVISEFLKSCFSGCQDRRSFQITMEDFQAIVDTTGLHATLEFFLKKLIDGLLGKLNAS; encoded by the coding sequence ATGAACCTTTTGAAGcatatatttttggaagatgACTATGATGCTTATGAAGGGACACTAGATCCTGCCAGTTTTTTTCGTATCAACaaacaagaagaaattaTAGCTAGTACTGTCTGTGAAATAGGCTGGGAATACTCTAAATCTTTTGGAAATGCTTACATATGTACTTCTTTTCTCTGTTTTCATAGCGATGATTTCAAAACACGTTTCACTTTCCCTTTAGCTGCCGTTCGAAAGCTAGAAAGGGAAAATTCAGACAATGATACATTTACTTTTGATCTCTCTAACTTTCACAGTCAGATAATTCACTTGAGGTTTAAAGGAACGAGACAGCAATCAGAATTCTTTTGTGACCGACTAGTTCGCCAGTTACATGCTTCTCTTGAGGATGCTTCAAGCGTtggtttatttttgttatcaCTAGCATCCGAAAGAGTCTGTTTTTCTGAATCAGCCAATTCACAAGAAATCGAGAGCATTGACTTAGGTCTTGGTTCGCAGTTTGGTTATCCGATAGCAAGCAGCAATACAAATGGTTTaatcaatgaaaataaCTCCAAAAGCTGGATTCaatatctaaaaaaaaacggtGCTAATTTTAATCTCATACAAActccaaattttcaaaagcttgTTCAGTCGGGTATCCCAAACAATTTACGAGCAGACATTTGGGAAACATGCTCTGGTAGCTTGTTTCCAAGATGGAAATCTAAAGGATTTTACGCAAAGAACATTGATAGCGTTATTAACAACCGTTGTGAATATAGTGAGGAAATCGAAAAGGACTTGACACGAAGTCTTCCTGATTATCCTGCTTATCAATCACCTACGGGCATTAATACATTGAGAAGAATCCTTCTGTTTTATTCTGAGACCAATAAAGAGGTTGGTTATTGTCAGGCTATGAACATTGTGCTTGCTGCTTTGCTGGTTTATTGCACAGAAGAGCAAGcatactttcttttttctcaacTATGTGAGTTTTATATTCCTGGGTATTACGCTAAGATAATACATGGGCTATTACTGGATTTAACGGTATTTGAGTATGTTTTAGAACATACGCTTCCTCACTTATATCAGAAAATTATTGAGCTAGATATGGATTTGAAGCTTATTACAATCAACTGGTTCTTTTCGTTGTTCATAAAAGACTTTAGGTTAGATTATGCTTTCAGGATATTAGACTGTCTATTCGTTAACGGTCCACGTGTTCTTTTTCAAGTGGCTTTAGCTCTGTTCAAAGTAAATGCCCAAGGGATTTTAAATGCGACAGACGATTCTTCTGTTATGAAAGTGTTTCGTCAATGTTTTGATCATATCAACCAAGGAACAGCTGCCGATGAAAAGATGGCTGCTTTAGGTAGTAGATCTTCTATGTGTACCCTTCCACAGTTATTTGCTGTCGCTTTTGAGTactttgattttattacCGATAGTTTTGTGTCtgccaaaagaaaagaattcaAGAGTAGTGTGCTCTATTCTTTACGATGTTTTACCAAGCGATCACACTTACGAAGCGTATACCAAACTACCTTATTATCGAACACTGATTTAGATTTGGTATATGATGCGTTCATTAATGCCATTGgggaaaataatatttgtCACGGCGACGTCTTAGAACAAAAGATTGATTTCAATGGATTTGAAAGGCTTGTCGATTGTGCAGCCCCACCTTTAAGTGTGATTCGTGAACCTTTGCATTATCAACGTAGTAAGCGGAAACTTTTTACCAGATTATATATTTGGATGAAAGACGGTGATTCTACTGAAACATCTTTAACTTTCAAAAGAATCATTCATGGTTTGGAACGGTTGAAAGCAGATATAGCACTGCATTCTGAAATCTTGTGTTTTCAGTTGTACGATTTGAAAAGAGATGGCACACTTAGGACGGAAGAAGTTGTCGAACTTTCAGAATCGTTAATTCTGCTTTGCTGTTATGAAGGAGATGAAAAGGACGAAGAGCGGCTAACCGTTATAAGcgagtttttaaaaagctgTTTTAGTGGTTGTCAGGACCGACGTAGTTTTCAGATCACTATGGAAGATTTTCAAGCAATAGTGGATACCACTGGACTTCACGCAACTCTTGAAttctttctcaaaaaattaatcgATGGTCTGTTGGGGAAATTAAATGCTAGCTAA
- the gid1 gene encoding putative Ran GTPase binding protein: MTSTPKNLEKQPINFDNLPLYLQGTNYGENVLRSDPRWLKWEKYLREFDMTREGNVTNTPKAIPSSWNPNDKSDSLELMNNNMGVYFFGPEAGTEHDAASVKADHAIPSNTSIYYYEIQILSRGKEGKMGVGFCRKSMQTNRLPGCTAESWGYHGNSGEKFNCSKTGEAYGPEFTTGDIIGCGVNFINRTIFYTKNGAYLGVAFKKVSDVLYPVIGLKSHGEHVEVNFGQNPFLYDIDYAIQMEKNKLFEQATKSPKQEELKQRQEFLNELISSFLLNNGFVETAKKFCPENTEVSDASIRKEISSMLANGQLDLAMTKIDCQYPVAIQECPDLIMSLRFLRFLQLVKVTHDQRLTKSKGTKQISQEEDLRILQPLMNYAQELSNDYEHTKSSNLQAMIKLSMGLLAYFDPFSSPLSFFMSSDFHKYMAEQINCLLLELTGHSPDSELRRFLQHTVCLNDLLCRNGCRSNTLFNVQSDFLSPY; the protein is encoded by the exons ATGACTAGTACACCAAAGAATCTTGAAAAACAGCCGATTAACTTCGACAATCTCCCCTTGTATTTACAAGGAACCAATTACGGAGAAAATGTGCTTAGAAGTGACCCACGATGGCTGAAATGGGAGAAGTATTTACGAGAGTTTGACATGACAAGGGAGGGCAATGTAACAAATACGCCGAAAGCCATTCCATCTTCATGGAATCCCAACGATAAGTCAGATTCATTAGAATTGATGAATAACAACATGGGGGTTTATTTCTTTG GTCCTGAAGCCGGCACTGAACATGATGCGGCGTCTGTAAAAGCTGATCATGCAATTCCATCAAACACTTCTATCTACTATTatgaaattcaaattttatctcGAGGAAAAGAGGGAAAAATGGGTGTTGGATTTTGTCGGAAGAGCATGCAAACTAATAGGCTTCCAGGTTGTACAGCAGAAAGCTGGGGATACCACGGAAACAGTGGTGAGAAATTTAATTGCTCTAAAACGGGTGAAGCTTATGGACCTGAATTTACCACTGGTGACATTATAGGCTGTGGAGTTAATTTTATCAACAGGACAATTTTCTACACCAAAAATGGTGCCTATTTGGGTGTAGCATTTAAGAAAGTCAGCGACGTTTTGTACCCTGTTATCGGATTGAAAAGTCATGGTGAACATGTTGAGGTTAATTTCGGACAGAACCCATTTCTTTACGACATTGATTATGCTATTCAAATggagaaaaacaaattatttgaaCAGGCAACTAAGTCACCAAAGCAGGAAGAGTTAAAACAGCGTCAAGAATTTCTAAACGAGCTGATTTCATCGTTTCTGCTCAATAATGGATTTGTTGAAACCGCCAAGAAGTTTTGCCCAGAGAACACCGAAGTCTCTGACGCAAGTATTAGAAAAG AAATTAGTTCTATGCTTGCTAATGGCCAGCTCGACCTTGCTATGACAAAAATCGACTGTCAATATCCAGTTGCTATCCAGGAATGCCCTGACCTTATTATGTCTTTAAGATTTTTACGTTTCCTTCAACTAGTGAAAGTGACTCATGATCAGCGGCTTACCAAAAGTAAAGGCACCAAGCAAATCTCtcaagaagaagatttaCGTATACTCCAAcctttaatgaattatgCTCAAGAACTTTCTAATGATTATGAGCATACAAAGAGCAGCAACTTGCAGGCGATGATTAAATTAAGCATGGGATTGCTTGCATATTTTGACCCATTTTCAAGCCCATTATCGTTTTTTATGAGTAGCGACtttcataaatatatgGCAGAACAAATCAATTGCTTATTACTGG AACTTACTGGACATTCTCCAGACAGTGAACTTCGACGCTTTCTACAGCACACTGTATGTTTGAACGACTTACTATGTCGTAATGGCTGCCGTTCAAATACACTGTTTAATGTTCAAAGCGATTTCTTATCCCCGTACTAA
- the ubc11 gene encoding ubiquitin-conjugating enzyme E2-C Ubc11 has protein sequence MDSDMQNQNPHTNSKNSSSAGMAVDGHSVTKRLRSELMSLMMSNTPGISAFPDSDSNLLHWAGTITGPSDTYYEGLKFKISMSFPANYPYSPPTIIFTSPMWHPNVDMSGNICLDILKDKWSAVYNVQTILLSLQSLLGEPNNASPLNAQAAELWSKDPIEYKRLLMQRYKEIDEI, from the exons ATGGATTCTGATATGCAAAACCAGAACCCTCATACTAATTCTAAAAACTCTTCTTCTGCTGGCATGGCTGTTGACGGTCATAGCGTTACAAAACg ATTGAGAAGCGAATTAATGAGTTTAATG ATGTCCAATACTCCTGGAATTAGTGCGTTTCCAGATTCTGATTCTAACCTGCTACATTGGGCTGGCACAATTACCGGCCCAAGCGATACG TACTATGAAGgattgaaatttaaaatttcaatgtCATTTCCAGCTAATTACCCATATTCCCCTCCAACtatcatttttacttcaCCAATGTGGCACCCCAATGTCGATATGAGTGGAAACATATGTTTAgacattttaaaagataaatgGTCAGCAGTCTATAACGTACAGACAATTTTGTTATCTCTACAAAGTCTGCTGGGTGAGCCAAACAATGCTTCTCCCTTGAATGCTCA AGCTGCAGAATTGTGGAGTAAAGACCCTATCGAGTACAAACGTCTTTTAATGCAGAGATATAAAGAAATCGATGAAATTTAG